In one Verrucomicrobiota bacterium genomic region, the following are encoded:
- the dxs gene encoding 1-deoxy-D-xylulose-5-phosphate synthase: MSQSEEKPLLPTLKGPADVKALAKNQLEQLAQEIRDLIIEVTAANGGHIGPNLGVVELTIMLHRVFNSPEDPFVFDVAHQGYVHKLLTGRQGAAFEKLRQTGGLSGFLNRAESEYDSYGAGHAGTALSAALGMATARDLNGTDENVVAVIGDATLTCGIALEALNNIVQSTKKMVVILNDNEWSIAKNVGAISKYLGELITNPTYNRLHHDLEGFLKKIPGGDSLIQLGGKMKKEAKDFFVPSSLFEKLGLRYLGPIDGHDFDLLKKYLEFARTSPESVLLHVITQKGRGYDIAINQPERFHGASPFDPETGKSLPSKPNSPPNYQNVFGEHLSKLARKDKDIIGITAAMPSGTGLNIFQKELPGQFFDVGIAEEHAVLFAAGLATKGKKPVVAIYSTFLQRAYDPIIHDVCLQNLPVVFCMDRAGLSPNDGPTHHGLFDLSYLRCVPNAVIMQPKDEDEQVDMLYSAIKYERPTFIRWPRGAAIGTPIKSQPAMVEMGKAEIIREGADIQLWALGPWVEDCKRLAPVIAETFNVSVGVVNARFAKPLDQSLLEIQSKRAQMIVTFEDNVIQGGFGSGVLEAINELNIKTSVLRIGWPDNFVEHGSSVNQLRLENGLDDASILGKIEDRIRKLLGITRTNTISSAGRD; this comes from the coding sequence ATGTCCCAATCCGAAGAAAAACCATTACTGCCGACCCTAAAAGGCCCTGCTGATGTTAAAGCACTGGCGAAGAATCAACTGGAGCAATTGGCCCAGGAAATTCGTGACCTAATTATCGAAGTGACTGCAGCGAATGGGGGGCACATCGGACCAAATCTGGGGGTCGTCGAGCTAACCATCATGTTACACCGTGTTTTCAACAGCCCGGAGGACCCGTTTGTATTTGATGTAGCTCATCAAGGCTACGTACATAAGTTACTTACCGGTCGACAAGGTGCAGCATTTGAAAAACTCCGCCAAACTGGAGGACTGAGTGGATTTTTAAATCGCGCTGAGAGTGAATACGACAGTTACGGGGCTGGCCATGCGGGCACTGCTCTTTCAGCTGCATTGGGTATGGCAACTGCTCGGGACCTCAATGGCACCGATGAAAATGTGGTCGCGGTAATAGGTGATGCGACACTGACTTGTGGAATCGCCCTGGAAGCGTTGAACAACATCGTTCAATCCACCAAAAAGATGGTGGTGATCCTAAACGACAATGAATGGTCTATCGCTAAAAACGTTGGAGCCATTTCGAAGTATCTGGGGGAGCTGATCACCAACCCGACCTACAACCGTTTGCACCACGACCTGGAAGGATTCTTGAAAAAGATTCCGGGCGGAGATTCTCTGATCCAACTAGGAGGAAAGATGAAAAAAGAAGCCAAGGACTTCTTTGTACCTTCATCTCTGTTTGAGAAACTGGGGCTGCGTTACCTGGGTCCGATCGATGGTCACGACTTTGATCTTTTAAAGAAATACCTGGAATTTGCCCGAACCTCTCCCGAGTCAGTGCTGCTGCACGTAATAACTCAAAAAGGTCGAGGATATGATATAGCCATAAATCAACCCGAGCGCTTTCACGGGGCAAGTCCGTTTGATCCTGAAACCGGCAAATCTCTTCCTTCAAAGCCCAATTCTCCGCCTAACTATCAAAATGTCTTTGGTGAACATTTGAGCAAACTGGCCAGGAAAGATAAGGACATTATCGGCATCACAGCTGCGATGCCTTCCGGAACAGGGCTAAACATTTTTCAGAAAGAGCTACCGGGACAATTTTTTGATGTCGGAATTGCCGAAGAACATGCGGTGTTGTTTGCCGCCGGATTGGCAACAAAAGGGAAAAAACCCGTCGTTGCTATTTACTCCACATTCCTACAACGAGCCTACGATCCTATTATCCACGATGTCTGCCTACAAAATCTTCCCGTTGTTTTTTGTATGGATCGTGCGGGACTTTCTCCGAATGATGGGCCGACACACCACGGCCTGTTTGATTTATCCTACCTTCGCTGTGTTCCCAACGCGGTAATCATGCAGCCAAAAGATGAAGACGAACAAGTGGATATGCTTTATTCTGCAATCAAATACGAACGACCCACCTTTATTCGGTGGCCTAGAGGAGCAGCCATAGGGACCCCAATTAAGAGTCAACCGGCCATGGTTGAAATGGGGAAAGCTGAGATAATTCGAGAAGGCGCAGATATTCAATTATGGGCACTCGGTCCTTGGGTAGAAGACTGCAAACGATTGGCCCCCGTTATAGCAGAAACTTTCAATGTTAGTGTCGGAGTTGTGAATGCGCGCTTTGCAAAACCACTTGATCAGTCGCTACTCGAGATACAAAGCAAGCGAGCACAGATGATTGTGACCTTTGAAGACAACGTGATTCAAGGCGGATTCGGAAGCGGCGTCCTCGAAGCAATCAACGAATTAAATATTAAGACGTCCGTTCTTAGAATCGGTTGGCCTGATAATTTTGTCGAACACGGTTCATCAGTGAATCAGCTCAGATTGGAAAACGGACTGGATGATGCATCGATATTAGGCAAAATTGAAGACCGTATCAGGAAGCTTTTAGGGATTACCCGCACAAATACTATAAGCTCAGCTGGTAGAGACTAA
- a CDS encoding helix-turn-helix transcriptional regulator codes for MSLFSTRLRIILEKNGINQVELAKRTNLTPSQVHNYLHQNFRSITKEHLAAIIIECSEDNSERAELAKSYLLDVTPDSVKNYLEITPLEKPQEDQNWFFEVDRLPAAFKKEFEKLYKMCAESAEARDFTKDFTSSLAVILKKPQYLPNRKVKG; via the coding sequence ATGAGTTTATTCTCCACTCGTCTGCGTATCATTCTGGAAAAGAATGGTATAAATCAGGTTGAGTTGGCAAAGCGCACCAACTTAACGCCGTCACAAGTACACAATTATCTTCATCAAAACTTCAGGTCTATTACCAAGGAGCATCTTGCTGCTATAATAATAGAATGTTCAGAAGATAACAGTGAACGAGCTGAATTGGCTAAGTCTTATCTGCTGGATGTCACCCCCGACTCAGTTAAGAACTACCTGGAAATCACTCCTTTGGAAAAACCTCAGGAGGATCAAAATTGGTTCTTTGAAGTCGATCGGCTTCCTGCGGCATTTAAGAAGGAATTTGAAAAACTGTACAAGATGTGCGCGGAATCCGCTGAGGCTCGAGACTTCACGAAAGACTTCACGTCGAGCCTGGCTGTGATACTTAAAAAGCCACAATACTTACCTAATAGAAAAGTTAAGGGTTAG
- the hemF gene encoding oxygen-dependent coproporphyrinogen oxidase has protein sequence MNDPEQSADPERVKTYLLNLQDRICNALEEEDEVLAVREDNWVREEGGGGRSRVLQGNVIEKGGVNFSDVQGNKLPASATTNRPELIGCEYRAMGVSLVIHPLNPFVPTTHANVRFFYAEREHAEPIWWFGGGFDLTPYYGFEEDAIHWHHTAKDACDPFGQERYSTYKKWCDDYFTLPHRNEQRGIGGLFFDDFNEENFNFGFSLMQSVGDHFIPAYIPIVQKRKHELWTPEQREFQLYRRGRYVEFNLLWDRGTKFGIQTGGRTESILMSLPPLARWEYDWQPTPGTREDELYAKYLKPRDWLGLAEEE, from the coding sequence ATGAACGACCCTGAACAATCCGCAGATCCGGAACGCGTAAAAACCTACCTACTCAATCTACAGGACCGTATTTGCAATGCGCTTGAAGAAGAAGATGAAGTTCTCGCGGTAAGAGAGGATAATTGGGTTCGAGAGGAAGGTGGCGGAGGTCGAAGCCGAGTGCTTCAAGGAAATGTGATTGAAAAAGGAGGAGTTAATTTTTCCGACGTTCAGGGAAATAAATTGCCCGCGTCAGCTACAACAAATCGACCTGAACTCATTGGCTGCGAATACAGGGCCATGGGGGTCAGTTTGGTAATTCATCCACTCAATCCCTTTGTTCCGACCACACACGCCAATGTTAGATTCTTTTACGCCGAACGAGAACACGCTGAGCCTATTTGGTGGTTTGGTGGCGGATTTGATTTAACACCCTATTATGGCTTTGAAGAGGACGCCATTCATTGGCACCACACGGCGAAAGATGCATGCGATCCATTTGGTCAAGAACGCTATTCAACCTACAAGAAATGGTGTGACGACTACTTCACCCTGCCCCATAGAAATGAACAACGAGGTATAGGTGGATTGTTCTTTGATGATTTTAACGAAGAGAATTTCAATTTCGGATTTAGCCTGATGCAAAGCGTCGGGGATCATTTTATCCCTGCTTACATTCCCATTGTTCAAAAACGAAAACATGAATTATGGACACCGGAACAGCGAGAATTTCAATTATACCGACGAGGCCGATACGTAGAGTTCAATCTGCTTTGGGATCGCGGCACCAAGTTTGGTATTCAAACGGGAGGTCGTACTGAATCAATCCTGATGTCCCTTCCGCCTTTGGCACGCTGGGAATATGATTGGCAACCGACACCTGGCACTCGCGAGGATGAACTGTATGCTAAATACCTGAAACCTCGCGACTGGCTAGGTCTGGCTGAAGAGGAATGA